A stretch of Plasmodium chabaudi chabaudi strain AS genome assembly, chromosome: 14 DNA encodes these proteins:
- a CDS encoding tRNA (adenine(58)-N(1))-methyltransferase catalytic subunit TRM61, putative codes for MVIAENDSVILYIDEDNISLVKLKSDGSITNKKGIFLYKNIIGKEYGSKIYDTLSRNFIFVLKKTPELIATSLKKKTQTLYEHDISFICLLCNALPNMKIIEAGTGTGCLTYALANCVLPHGIIHTFEYNEERYTEVKKEFEDFEDVINNIKFYHKDIINYNFEDFKNNEIDAIFLDMPNPWLCVEKAKNVLKERGTFVIFLPCIEQVYKIIETLEEHNFCDIATYELINNSWKFILINNQKKKNNLNNLENSNTNQPTPLNDNSPQTLNMTYRLCHKENKTHTGYLIVSKKWLDDEHQQMEMEFKGLINPPENTQT; via the coding sequence atggTAATAGCAGAAAATGATAGCGTCATTCTATACATAGACGAAGATAACATTAGTCTGGTAAAGTTAAAAAGTGATGGATCgattacaaataaaaaaggaattttcttatataaaaatattataggGAAAGAGTATGgaagtaaaatatatgatacaTTATCtagaaattttatatttgtactaaaaaaaacaccAGAACTTATAGCAACaagcttaaaaaaaaaaacacaaacTTTATATGAGCATGACATATCattcatttgtttattatgtaATGCTTTGcctaatatgaaaataatcgAAGCTGGTACAGGCACAGGTTGCTTAACATACGCACTAGCCAATTGTGTACTACCTCATGGAATAATTCATACatttgaatataatgaagaaaGATATACAGAGGTTAAAAAGGAATTTGAAGATTTTGAAGAcgtaataaataatataaagttttatcataaagatattataaattataattttgaagattttaaaaataatgaaattgaTGCTATTTTTCTTGATATGCCAAATCCATGGTTATGTGTTGAAAAAGcgaaaaatgttttaaaagaaagaggtacttttgttatttttttacccTGCATAGAGCAggtttataaaataattgaaaCATTAGAAgaacataatttttgtgATATTGCAACATatgaattaattaataattcatggaaatttattttaattaataatcaaaaaaaaaaaaataatttaaataacttAGAAAATTCAAACACAAATCAACCAACTCCCCTAAACGATAATTCACCACAAACCTTAAATATGACATATAGATTGTGtcataaagaaaataaaacacaCACTGGATATTTGATTGTCTCAAAAAAATGGCTAGACGATGAACATCAACAAATGGAAATGGAGTTTAAAGGTCTAATCAATCCCCCAGAAAATACACaaacataa
- a CDS encoding transcription factor MYB1, putative: protein MNRNLGEYENLSILEEKLEKHLQTVNKLISHSRENIEKLDDYINTKYNEIKQLAKKRPTRINWIKDEEKTHMSIFFDREFGLIPSNEDALKMLQFESNNTKYRKKYEFKKNDWTKKDIEILFKTVDELSKKYAIHYLIDPNLPYELKMEKKKEIENDKDVKNIFNKIKLHFDSEIKHEANLITKEIKNNNTEIGNSEEKLISQNDINNKLGINSFPTFLEMFWNDVSQNVKNSQNSIECQKTWLYQACFEDDKQKKWSDDEIKKLLQLAKKYDERQWKNIARELNTNRSPLSCFQQYIKIKKIYETKEKNTLERIAFNALEDIQLQILVSIIGDKNWGEIKKHMESLNSNTHRISTRKSPKESHKNKQKKNLNDEISYKRRYLRLVKKCN from the coding sequence atgaatcgTAATTTGGGAGAATATGAAAATCTAAGTATTTTAGaagaaaaattagaaaagcATTTACAAACTGTTAATAAGTTAATAAGCCATAGTAgggaaaatatagaaaaattagatgattatataaatacaaaatataatgaaattaaacagttagcaaaaaaaagaccAACCAGAATAAATTGGATAaaagatgaagaaaaaacacatatgtccatattttttgacaGGGAATTTGGTTTAATACCTTCTAATGAAGATGCTTTAAAAATGCTCCAATTTGAGTCAAATAATACAAagtatagaaaaaaatatgaatttaaaaaaaatgattggACAAAGAAAGACATTgaaattttgtttaaaacTGTAGATGAATTatcgaaaaaatatgccatacattatttaatcGATCCAAATTTACcatatgaattaaaaatggaaaaaaagaaagaaataGAAAACGACAAAgatgttaaaaatatttttaataaaattaaattacaTTTTGATAGTGAAATAAAACATGAAGCCAATCTCATTAccaaagaaataaaaaataacaataccGAAATTGGCAATAgtgaagaaaaattaatttctcaaaatgatataaataataaattaggTATAAACTCATTTCCAACTTTTTTAGAAATGTTTTGGAATGATGTATCACAAAATGTTAAGAATTCACAAAACTCGATAGAATGTCAAAAGACATGGTTATATCAAGCATGCTTTGAGGatgataaacaaaaaaaatggagtgatgatgaaataaaaaaattattacaattagcaaaaaaatatgatgaaaggcaatggaaaaatatagcaAGAGAATTAAATACAAACAGAAGTCCCTTAAGTTGTTTTcaacaatatattaaaataaaaaaaatatatgaaacaaaagaaaaaaatacattagAAAGAATAGCTTTTAATGCTTTAGAAGATATACAATTACAAATATTAGTCTCAATTATTGGTGATAAAAATTGGggagaaattaaaaaacatatggAAAGTCTTAATTCAAATACACATAGAATAAGTACAAGAAAAAGTCCTAAAGAGAGTCATAAAAacaagcaaaaaaaaaacctTAATGATGAAATTTCTTATAAAAGACGATATTTACGTCttgttaaaaaatgcaaCTAA